Proteins encoded by one window of Vitis vinifera cultivar Pinot Noir 40024 chromosome 10, ASM3070453v1:
- the LOC132252611 gene encoding (3S,6E)-nerolidol synthase 1-like, protein MPTHTWSIAKDQNLVSIPSEKDNHPSTEYPSLTNEFYMEHAQKLEEVRSVLKEVGEDTLEALLMIDAIQRLGIDYHFHGEIEVVLQRLHTKFNTLSDCHNNLYELALGFRLLRQEGHYVSADVFNNLKDTEGKIQEKLSEDVKGLMGLYEASQLSIKGEDILEEIGNFSSQLLNAWDTHNDHSQARIVRNTLGHPHHKSLARFMAKSFLSDFQGTDGWENVFRELAKMDFNVVKSIHQKEMLQVSKWWKDLGLAKELKFARNQPLKWYMWPLAVLPDPSLSEQRVELTKPISLVYIIDDIFDVHGTLDELTLFTEAVNRWEYAAVEQLPDYMKICFNALNGITNEISSKVYNDHGWNPMESLRKAWACLCNAFLVEAKWFADGHVPKADEYLKNGVISSGVHVVLVHMFFLLGHGITKRNVDIVDDFPEIISSVAKILRLWDDLGSAKDENQDGHDGSYLECYMKEKPGTSIENARCHVMHTISETWKSLNKECLAPNPFSTCFTKACLNVARMVPLMYSYDDNRCLPSLEEHMKSLVYESVSS, encoded by the exons ATGCCAACTCACACATGGAGCATTGCTAAGGATCAGAATTTGGTTTCTATCCCCTCAGAAAAGGATAATCATCCATCCACAGAATATCCCAGCCTCACT AATGAATTTTACATGGAACATGCACAAAAACTGGAGGAAGTTAGGAGTGTACTCAAGGAGGTAGGAGAAGATACATTGGAAGCTTTGCTCATGATTGATGCCATCCAACGCCTAGGCATTGACTACCATtttcatggagagattgaagtgGTACTACAGAGACTACATACGAAATTTAACACTCTGAGTGATTGCCATAACAATCTCTACGAACTAGCACTTGGCTTCCGGCTATTGAGACAAGAAGGTCACTATGTGAGTGCAG ATGTCTTTAACAATCTCAAGGACACAGAGGGAAAGATTCAAGAAAAACTAAGCGAAGATGTCAAGGGATTAATGGGTTTGTATGAAGCTTCGCAGCTAAGTATAAAGGGGGAAGATATACTCGAAGAAATCGGAAACTTCAGTAGCCAGCTTCTTAATGCATGGGACACGCACAATGATCACAGTCAAGCTAGAATTGTTAGGAACACATTAGGCCATCCCCATCATAAGAGCTTGGCAAGGTTCATGGCCAAAAGCTTTCTTAGCGATTTTCAAGGCACAGATGGATGGGAAAATGTCTTTAGAGAACTAGCAAAAATGGATTTCAACGTAGTTAAATCCATACACCAGAAGGAGATGCTTCAGGTTTCCAA ATGGTGGAAAGATCTAGGTTTGGCCAAGGAGTTGAAGTTTGCAAGAAACCAACCACTGAAATGGTACATGTGGCCCTTGGCGGTCCTCCCGGATCCAAGCTTGTCGGAGCAGAGGGTTGAGCTCACAAAACCCATCTCGCTAGTCTACATAATAGATGACATTTTTGATGTTCATGGAACACTTGATGAACTCACTCTCTTCACAGAAGCTGTCAACAG ATGGGAATATGCGGCTGTTGAACAACTACCAGACTACATGAAGATATGTTTCAATGCTCTTAATGGAATCACCAATGAAATAAGTTCCAAGGTCTACAATGATCATGGGTGGAACCCCATGGAATCTCTTCGAAAGGCA TGGGCATGTTTATGCAATGCATTTCTAGTAGAAGCAAAATGGTTTGCTGATGGACACGTGCCAAAGGCTGATGAGTACTTGAAGAATGGGGTCATTAGCTCCGGAGTACATGTGGTGCTAGTTCATATGTTTTTTCTCCTGGGTCATGGCATAACCAAGAGAAATGTAGACATTGTGGATGATTTTCCTGAGATTATATCTTCGGTCGCAAAAATTCTTCGCCTCTGGGATGACTTGGGAAGCGCCAAG GACGAGAATCAGGATGGGCACGACGGATCATACCTGGAGTGCTACATGAAAGAAAAACCAGGGACTTCCATAGAAAATGCCCGATGCCATGTTATGCATACCATTTCAGAGACATGGAAGAGCCTCAACAAGGAATGCCTTGCTCCAAATCCATTTTCAACGTGTTTTACCAAGGCTTGTCTCAATGTTGCAAGGATGGTTCCTTTGATGTATAGTTATGATGATAATCGGTGCCTCCCAAGCCTTGAAGAGCACATGAAGTCGCTTGTCTATGAAAGTGTTTCCTCATAA
- the LOC109122093 gene encoding DNA mismatch repair protein MSH3-like, with product MSMGSCKALQNFGGIDEGDSNVTYVQPEVNYLLSLVLTTLGRSPDIQRGLTRIFHRTATASEFISVMQAILFVGKQLQRLHIEEKDVDEKGQSRSMHSVLLRKLILTASSSGIIGNAAKLLSTLNKEAADKGDLPNLFNISSGQFPEVAKARSLVQSAKEKLDLLIGLYRKQLRMNNLEFMSVSGTTHLIKVVQRNKFCENLYMYLAR from the exons ATGTCCATGGGTTCTTGCAAAGCATTGCAAAATTTTGGTGGGATTGATGAGGGAGACTCTAATGTCACATATGTACAACCTGAGGTTAATTATTTGCTTTCTTTAGTTTTAACAACTTTAGGAAGGTCACCAGATATTCAACGTGGACTAACAAGAATTTTCCACCGGACAGCCACTGCATCTGAA TTCATTTCAGTCATGCAAGCTATTTTATTTGTTGGGAAACAACTTCAGCGACTTCACATAGAAGAGAAAGATGTTGATGAGAAGGGGCAATCAAGGAGTATGCACTCTGTTTTGTTAAGAAAGTTGATTTTGACAGCTTCATCATCTGGTATAATTGGGAATGCTGCAAAACTATTGTCCACCCTAAACAAAGAAGCAGCTGATAAAGGGGATTTACCTAACTTATTCAATATTTCAAGTGGCCAATTCCCAGAG GTTGCTAAAGCAAGGTCACTGGTTCAATCAGCAAAGGAGAAATTGGATTTATTAATTGGATTGTATCGGAAGCAGCTTCGAATGAACAATTTGGAATTCATGAGTGTTTCTGGGACCACACATTTGATAAAGGTAGTTCAGCGAAACAAATTTTGCGAGAACTTATATATGTACCTCGCCAGATAA
- the LOC100266449 gene encoding (3S,6E)-nerolidol synthase 1 isoform X2, whose amino-acid sequence MGFSPAFYACSIPPVGPNKFTELGQSKFNNVVLVPTAQKWSIAHDHTLVYKPLRKHNHQSQHLSFTDEFYIKHAQRLDEIRNVFSEVGEDTLEGLMMIDAIQRLGIDYHFKEEIEAVLQRQYMKASTHGESIQDLYEVALRFRLLRQEGYHVPADVFNNFKNKEGKFKQNLRKDIKGLLGLYEASQLSIEGEDILEEAQRFSSTLLNAGLEHLDHHEATVVVHTLEHPHHKSLPRFMAKSFLKDFQGPNGWLTVLQELAKADFNMVQSIHQQELLQISKWWQDLGLAEELKFARDQPLKWYMWPIAVLPDPSLSEQRVELTKPISMIYIIDDIFDVYGTLDELTLFTEAVNRWDIAAFETLPNYMKICFKTLDDITNEISNKVYKEHGWNPVDSLRKTWVSLCNAFLVEAKWFASGHVPKADEYLKNGVISSGVHVVLVHLFFLLGHGITRGNVDLVDDFPSIISSTAAILRLWDDLGSAKVMQNQDENQDGHDGSYIECYIKEHQGSSMENARQNVTYMISDLWKRLNKECLSQHPFSTSFTKGSLNIARMVPLMYGYDDNQSLPHLEEHMKSLLFEAFPL is encoded by the exons ATGGGATTCTCTCCTGCCTTTTACGCTTGCTCCATTCCTCCAGTTGGTCCTAACAAATTCACAGAGCTAGGCCAGTCCAAATTCAACAATGTTGTGCTTGTGCCTACTGCTCAGAAATGGAGCATTGCCCACGACCACACCTTGGTTTATAAGCCCTTAAGAAAGCATAATCATCAATCTCAACATCTCAGCTTTACT GATGAATTTTACATCAAGCATGCACAAAGATTGGATGAAATTAGAAACGTATTCAGTGAAGTTGGAGAGGATACGCTGGAAGgtttgatgatgattgatgCCATACAAAGGTTGGGCATTGACTACCACTTCAAAGAGGAAATTGAAGCAGTTCTACAGAGACAGTATATGAAAGCCAGCACTCACGGTGAGAGCATTCAGGATCTCTACGAGGTTGCTCTTCGTTTTCGGCTATTGAGACAAGAAGGTTACCATGTGCCTGCAG ATGTGTTTAACAACTTCAAGAACAAGGAGGGGAAGTTTAAACAAAATCTCAGAAAAGACATCAAGGGATTGTTGGGTTTATATGAAGCTTCACAACTGAGTATAGAAGGAGAAGATATCCTCGAGGAAGCCCAAAGATTCAGCAGCACACTCCTTAACGCAGGGTTGGAACATCTTGATCACCACGAAGCTACAGTTGTCGTGCATACACTGGAGCATCCCCATCATAAGAGCTTGCCAAGGTTCATGGCCAAAAGCTTCCTTAAGGACTTCCAGGGGCCAAATGGATGGCTGACTGTCTTGCAAGAACTTGCAAAAGCGGATTTCAATATGGTTCAATCCATACATCAGCAGGAATTACTTCAAATTTCGAA ATGGTGGCAAGACCTAGGTTTGGCTGAGGAGTTGAAGTTTGCAAGAGACCAACCACTGAAATGGTACATGTGGCCCATTGCAGTACTCCCCGATCCAAGCTTGTCAGAGCAAAGGGTTGAGCTCACAAAACCCATCTCTATGATCTATATAATCGATGACATTTTTGATGTTTATGGAACGCTTGATGAGCTCACTCTCTTTACAGAAGCTGTCAATAG ATGGGATATAGCTGCTTTCGAGACGTTACCAAACTACATGAAGATATGCTTCAAGACTCTAGATGACATCACAAATGAAATCAGCAACAAGGTCTACAAAGAGCATGGGTGGAACCCAGTAGACTCTCTACGGAAGACG TGGGTGAGTTTATGCAATGCGTTTCTAGTAGAAGCCAAATGGTTTGCCTCTGGGCATGTGCCAAAGGCCGACGAGTACTTGAAAAACGGGGTCATCAGTTCAGGGGTACATGTGGTGCTTGTTCACTTGTTCTTTCTCTTGGGCCATGGCATAACCAGGGGAAATGTGGATCTTGTGGATGACTTCCCCAGCATCATATCTTCCACAGCTGCCATTCTTCGTCTTTGGGACGACCTAGGAAGCGCCAAGGTAATGCAAAACCAG GATGAGAATCAAGACGGCCATGACGGGTCATACATCGAGTGCTACATTAAGGAACACCAAGGCTCTTCAATGGAAAATGCACGGCAAAATGTGACCTATATGATTTCAGACTTATGGAAGCGCCTCAACAAGGAATGCCTCTCTCAGCATccattttcaacttcttttacAAAGGGTTCCCTTAACATTGCAAGGATGGTTCCTTTGATGTACGGTTATGATGACAATCAGAGTCTTCCACACCTTGAGGAACATATGAAGTCCCTCCTCTTTGAAGCATTTCCCCTGTAG
- the LOC132254508 gene encoding elongation of fatty acids protein 3-like has translation KCIQIFGRPVPLGPILAVYSLSMALISTVIFTGTFFSTATEIRDTQWFWWRSKTPLQRLLCFLLGTQPSGPTFFWLYAYYLSHFLHMFRTYFTILGHRKLGLLNIFKNLMMLCMLFMWLEFSQSFQLVKIMLATLVYFVVYGYKFWVAIGPPSTCFPYVLSCQIVLLGSNVLCHVGALLLHLRKDGCNGIGAWIFNKTSLKELLDIWQKHI, from the coding sequence AAGTGCATTCAAATTTTTGGCAGACCCGTGCCTCTAGGCCCCATTCTCGCTGTCTACAGCCTCTCCATGGCCTTGATTTCAACCGTTATCTTCACCGGGACGTTTTTCTCCACCGCCACTGAGATCCGGGACACCCAGTGGTTCTGGTGGAGGTCCAAGACCCCATTACAACGGCTGTTATGCTTCCTTTTGGGGACACAACCATCGGGGCCAACCTTCTTCTGGTTGTACGCCTACTACCTCTCTCACTTCCTCCACATGTTCCGCACATACTTCACCATATTAGGACATCGTAAGCTGGGTTTACTCAACATTTTCAAGAACTTAATGATGTTATGCATGTTATTTATGTGGCTTGAATTCTCACAGTCATTCCAATTAGTAAAAATCATGTTGGCCACCCTAGTGTACTTTGTTGTATACGGCTACAAGTTCTGGGTTGCAATCGGGCCACCCAGTACATGCTTCCCGTATGTGTTGAGCTGCCAAATAGTTTTATTGGGCTCTAATGTCCTCTGCCATGTGGGGGCCCTTTTACTTCACTTGAGGAAAGATGGCTGTAATGGAATTGGGGCCTGGATCTTCAATAAAACTTCCTTAAAGGAATTGTTGGATATTTGGCAGAAGCACATTTAA
- the LOC100266449 gene encoding (3S,6E)-nerolidol synthase 1 isoform X1, with the protein MKFYKFGPLCCISNTNFNPSFYPSELKLLFLLALPMGFSPAFYACSIPPVGPNKFTELGQSKFNNVVLVPTAQKWSIAHDHTLVYKPLRKHNHQSQHLSFTDEFYIKHAQRLDEIRNVFSEVGEDTLEGLMMIDAIQRLGIDYHFKEEIEAVLQRQYMKASTHGESIQDLYEVALRFRLLRQEGYHVPADVFNNFKNKEGKFKQNLRKDIKGLLGLYEASQLSIEGEDILEEAQRFSSTLLNAGLEHLDHHEATVVVHTLEHPHHKSLPRFMAKSFLKDFQGPNGWLTVLQELAKADFNMVQSIHQQELLQISKWWQDLGLAEELKFARDQPLKWYMWPIAVLPDPSLSEQRVELTKPISMIYIIDDIFDVYGTLDELTLFTEAVNRWDIAAFETLPNYMKICFKTLDDITNEISNKVYKEHGWNPVDSLRKTWVSLCNAFLVEAKWFASGHVPKADEYLKNGVISSGVHVVLVHLFFLLGHGITRGNVDLVDDFPSIISSTAAILRLWDDLGSAKDENQDGHDGSYIECYIKEHQGSSMENARQNVTYMISDLWKRLNKECLSQHPFSTSFTKGSLNIARMVPLMYGYDDNQSLPHLEEHMKSLLFEAFPL; encoded by the exons ATGAAATTCTATAAATTTGGTCCCTTGTGCTGTATCAGCAACACAAACTTCAATCCTTCGTTCTATCCCTCTGAATTAAAGTTACTCTTCCTTCTCGCTCTCCCAATGGGATTCTCTCCTGCCTTTTACGCTTGCTCCATTCCTCCAGTTGGTCCTAACAAATTCACAGAGCTAGGCCAGTCCAAATTCAACAATGTTGTGCTTGTGCCTACTGCTCAGAAATGGAGCATTGCCCACGACCACACCTTGGTTTATAAGCCCTTAAGAAAGCATAATCATCAATCTCAACATCTCAGCTTTACT GATGAATTTTACATCAAGCATGCACAAAGATTGGATGAAATTAGAAACGTATTCAGTGAAGTTGGAGAGGATACGCTGGAAGgtttgatgatgattgatgCCATACAAAGGTTGGGCATTGACTACCACTTCAAAGAGGAAATTGAAGCAGTTCTACAGAGACAGTATATGAAAGCCAGCACTCACGGTGAGAGCATTCAGGATCTCTACGAGGTTGCTCTTCGTTTTCGGCTATTGAGACAAGAAGGTTACCATGTGCCTGCAG ATGTGTTTAACAACTTCAAGAACAAGGAGGGGAAGTTTAAACAAAATCTCAGAAAAGACATCAAGGGATTGTTGGGTTTATATGAAGCTTCACAACTGAGTATAGAAGGAGAAGATATCCTCGAGGAAGCCCAAAGATTCAGCAGCACACTCCTTAACGCAGGGTTGGAACATCTTGATCACCACGAAGCTACAGTTGTCGTGCATACACTGGAGCATCCCCATCATAAGAGCTTGCCAAGGTTCATGGCCAAAAGCTTCCTTAAGGACTTCCAGGGGCCAAATGGATGGCTGACTGTCTTGCAAGAACTTGCAAAAGCGGATTTCAATATGGTTCAATCCATACATCAGCAGGAATTACTTCAAATTTCGAA ATGGTGGCAAGACCTAGGTTTGGCTGAGGAGTTGAAGTTTGCAAGAGACCAACCACTGAAATGGTACATGTGGCCCATTGCAGTACTCCCCGATCCAAGCTTGTCAGAGCAAAGGGTTGAGCTCACAAAACCCATCTCTATGATCTATATAATCGATGACATTTTTGATGTTTATGGAACGCTTGATGAGCTCACTCTCTTTACAGAAGCTGTCAATAG ATGGGATATAGCTGCTTTCGAGACGTTACCAAACTACATGAAGATATGCTTCAAGACTCTAGATGACATCACAAATGAAATCAGCAACAAGGTCTACAAAGAGCATGGGTGGAACCCAGTAGACTCTCTACGGAAGACG TGGGTGAGTTTATGCAATGCGTTTCTAGTAGAAGCCAAATGGTTTGCCTCTGGGCATGTGCCAAAGGCCGACGAGTACTTGAAAAACGGGGTCATCAGTTCAGGGGTACATGTGGTGCTTGTTCACTTGTTCTTTCTCTTGGGCCATGGCATAACCAGGGGAAATGTGGATCTTGTGGATGACTTCCCCAGCATCATATCTTCCACAGCTGCCATTCTTCGTCTTTGGGACGACCTAGGAAGCGCCAAG GATGAGAATCAAGACGGCCATGACGGGTCATACATCGAGTGCTACATTAAGGAACACCAAGGCTCTTCAATGGAAAATGCACGGCAAAATGTGACCTATATGATTTCAGACTTATGGAAGCGCCTCAACAAGGAATGCCTCTCTCAGCATccattttcaacttcttttacAAAGGGTTCCCTTAACATTGCAAGGATGGTTCCTTTGATGTACGGTTATGATGACAATCAGAGTCTTCCACACCTTGAGGAACATATGAAGTCCCTCCTCTTTGAAGCATTTCCCCTGTAG
- the LOC100854680 gene encoding (3S,6E)-nerolidol synthase 1-like, translating into MACSWGFYAWSIPAVGPNKFREIGKTNFTRIVPMPDTHKWSIAHDHTLVSIPLKKDNHSPELGSFTDEFYNEHAQKLKEVKHVFSKLGEDAMESMMMIDAIQRLGIDHHFEEEIEAVLQKQYMKSSIHGDCDEDLYEVALRFRLLRQEGYTLPADVLNNFKNKEGKFKQNLREDIRGLMGLYEASQLSIGEDILEEAGNFSSLLLNACLQHLDRHQAAVVKNTLEHPHHKSWARFMTKNFLTDFQGTNGWINALQELAKIDFNMVKSVHQKEMLQISKWWKDLGLTEELKFARDQPLKWYIWPMAIIPDPRLSEQRIELTKPISLIYIIDDIFDVGGTLDELTLFTEAVNRWDLSAFKELPEYMKMCFKTLDDITNEISTKVHKEHKWNPVGSLRKAWASLCNAFLVEAKWFASGHVPKAEEYLKNGAVSSGVHVVLVHLFFLLGHGITKENVDLVDDFPGIISSTATILRLWDDLGSAKDENQDGHDGSYVECYLKEHRGSSVENARQIVAHMISDMWKRLNKECLSPNPISTSFTKGSLNIARMVPLMYSYDDQQCLPGLEEHMKSLLLENLPYRNAQKIDE; encoded by the exons ATGGCCTGTTCTTGGGGCTTTTATGCTTGGTCCATTCCTGCAGTTGGCCCAAACAAATTCAGAGAAATAGGCAAGACTAACTTCACCAGAATTGTGCCTATGCCTGATACGCACAAATGGAGTATTGCCCACGATCACACCTTGGTTTCTATCCCCTTAAAGAAAGATAACCATTCACCTGAACTTGGCAGTTTTACT GATGAGTTCTACAATGAACATGCACAAAAGTTAAAGGAAGTTAAGCATGTATTCAGCAAACTAGGAGAAGATGCAATGGAAAGCATGATGATGATTGATGCCATACAACGCCTAGGCATTGATCATCACTTCGAAGAGGAGATTGAAGCAGTTCTGCAGAAGCAGTATATGAAATCTAGCATTCATGGTGATTGTGATGAGGATCTTTATGAGGTTGCACTCCGCTTTCGCCTATTGAGACAAGAAGGTTACACTCTGCCCGCAG ATGTGTTGAATAACTTCAAGAACAAGGAGGGGAAGTTTAAACAAAACCTACGCGAAGACATCAGAGGATTGATGGGTTTGTATGAAGCTTCTCAGCTAAGTATAGGAGAAGATATACTTGAGGAAGCCGGAAATTTCAGCAGTCTACTCCTTAATGCATGTTTGCAACATCTTGATCGTCATCAAGCTGCAGTTGTTAAGAATACATTGGAGCATCCCCATCACAAGAGCTGGGCACGGTTCATGACCAAAAACTTCCTTACTGATTTCCAGGGCACAAATGGATGGATAAATGCATTGCAAGAATTAGCAAAAATAGATTTCAATATGGTTAAATCCGTGCATCAAAAGGAGATGCTTCAAATTTCCAA ATGGTGGAAGGACCTAGGTTTGACCGAGGAGTTGAAGTTTGCAAGAGACCAACCACTGAAATGGTACATATGGCCAATGGCAATCATCCCAGATCCAAGGTTGTCAGAGCAAAGGATTGAGCTCACAAAACCTATCTCTCTAATCTACATAATAGATGACATTTTTGATGTTGGTGGAACCCTTGATGAACTCACTCTGTTCACAGAAGCTGTTAATAG ATGGGATTTGTCTGCTTTCAAAGAGCTTCCAGAGTACATGAAGATGTGTTTCAAGACTCTTGATGACATCACGAATGAGATCAGTACCAAGGTCCACAAGGAGCATAAGTGGAACCCAGTGGGCTCTCTACGGAAGGCG TGGGCGAGTTTATGCAACGCATTTCTAGTAGAGGCAAAATGGTTTGCTTCTGGGCATGTGCCAAAGGCTGAGGAGTACTTGAAGAATGGGGCCGTTAGTTCAGGGGTACATGTGGTGCTAGTTCACTTGTTTTTTCTATTGGGTCATGGCATAACCAAGGAAAATGTAGATCTTGTGGATGACTTTCCAGGCATTATATCTTCTACAGCAACAATTCTTCGTCTTTGGGATGACCTCGGAAGCGCCAAG GATGAGAATCAAGACGGGCATGATGGGTCCTATGTAGAGTGCTACTTGAAGGAACACCGAGGCTCTTCAGTTGAAAATGCAAGACAAATCGTAGCCCATATGATTTCAGATATGTGGAAGCGCCTCAACAAGGAATGCCTCTCTCCAAATCCAATTTCAACTTCTTTTACAAAAGGCTCCCTCAATATTGCAAGAATGGTCCCTTTGATGTATAGTTATGATGACCAACAGTGCCTTCCTGGCCTTGAGGAGCATATGAAGTCCTTGCTCCTTGAGAATCTACCATACAGAAACGCTCAAAAAATAGATGAGTGA